Proteins encoded together in one Streptomyces sp. TLI_171 window:
- a CDS encoding MFS transporter, giving the protein MAASPDVARSGSLPRVVAASLIGTTVEWYDYFLYGSAAALVFGHVFFPKADPLTGTLLSFLTYAIGFAARPLGALVFGHFGDRIGRKKLLVLSLLLMGGATTLIGLLPTYDQVGVAAPIMLTALRLVQGFALGGEWGGAVLLVSEHGDPKRRGFWASWPQGGAPAGNLLAAGVLSLMTTLQSDAAFLDWGWRVPFLLSAVLVMVGLWIRLAVDESPLFKAALAAAEQRAEREKSPLVTVLRDHWRDVLVAMGARMAENISYYVMTTFVLAYAVGHAHLPKQTALNAVLIGSAIQFALIPAFGALSDRIGRKPVYLVGAVGVGVWAFVFFGMVDTKDFTSMVVAITVGLFFHSMMYAPQAAFFSELFATRTRYSGASIGAQFSSVAAGAPAPLIATALLKDYDSSTPIAVYVALAAVITVFAVLCARETRGTDLAESGRAEPDGTGADGRVDSVKPGATV; this is encoded by the coding sequence ATGGCTGCCTCTCCCGACGTCGCGAGATCCGGCTCCCTGCCCAGGGTGGTCGCCGCCTCGCTGATCGGCACCACCGTCGAGTGGTACGACTACTTCCTGTACGGCTCGGCCGCGGCGCTGGTCTTCGGGCACGTGTTCTTCCCCAAGGCCGACCCGCTGACCGGCACCCTGCTGTCCTTCCTCACCTACGCCATCGGCTTCGCCGCCCGCCCGCTCGGCGCCCTGGTGTTCGGCCACTTCGGCGACCGGATCGGCCGCAAGAAACTGCTGGTGCTCAGCCTGCTGCTGATGGGCGGCGCGACCACCCTGATCGGCCTGCTCCCGACGTACGACCAGGTCGGCGTGGCCGCGCCGATCATGCTGACCGCCCTGCGGCTGGTGCAGGGCTTCGCGCTCGGCGGCGAGTGGGGCGGCGCGGTGCTGCTGGTCTCCGAGCACGGCGACCCGAAGCGGCGCGGCTTCTGGGCGTCCTGGCCGCAGGGCGGCGCCCCGGCCGGCAACCTGCTGGCGGCGGGCGTGCTCTCGCTGATGACGACCCTCCAGTCCGACGCGGCGTTCCTGGACTGGGGCTGGCGGGTGCCGTTCCTGCTCTCCGCGGTGCTGGTGATGGTCGGCCTGTGGATCCGCCTCGCGGTCGACGAGTCGCCGCTGTTCAAGGCCGCGCTGGCGGCCGCCGAGCAGCGCGCCGAGCGGGAGAAGTCGCCGCTGGTGACGGTTCTCCGCGACCACTGGCGGGACGTGCTGGTGGCGATGGGCGCGCGCATGGCGGAGAACATCTCGTACTACGTGATGACCACCTTCGTGCTGGCCTACGCCGTCGGCCACGCCCACCTCCCCAAGCAGACCGCGCTGAACGCCGTCCTGATCGGCTCCGCCATCCAGTTCGCGCTCATCCCCGCCTTCGGGGCGCTCTCCGACCGGATCGGCCGCAAGCCCGTCTACCTGGTCGGCGCGGTCGGGGTCGGCGTCTGGGCCTTCGTCTTCTTCGGCATGGTCGACACCAAGGACTTCACCTCGATGGTGGTCGCGATCACCGTCGGCCTGTTCTTCCACAGCATGATGTACGCCCCGCAGGCAGCGTTCTTCTCCGAGCTGTTCGCCACCCGCACCCGCTACTCGGGAGCCTCCATCGGCGCCCAGTTCTCCTCGGTCGCGGCCGGCGCCCCCGCCCCGCTGATCGCCACCGCGCTGCTCAAGGACTACGACAGCTCAACCCCGATCGCCGTGTACGTGGCCCTCGCCGCCGTGATCACCGTGTTCGCCGTGCTGTGCGCCCGGGAGACCCGCGGCACCGACCTCGCCGAATCCGGCCGCGCCGAACCGGACGGAACCGGTGCGGACGGTCGGGTGGACTCCGTGAAGCCGGGCGCTACTGTCTGA
- a CDS encoding 3-hydroxybutyrate dehydrogenase: MDTTSAPRPQLPLHGRTALVTGAASGIGRACAEAFAAAGARVYVVDLAARPAEELAERIGGVALVADLSDPDAVEALPADADIVVNNAGLQHVAPVHEFPLERFTLIQRVMVEAPFRILRRTLPHMYERGWGRVVNISSVHGLRASAFKSAYVTAKHALEGLSKTVALEGAPYGVTSNCINPAYVRTALVEKQIAAQALAHGIPEDEVVEQIMLDRTAVKRLIEPDEVAQLAVWLCSPGASYITGASLPVDGGWTAH; this comes from the coding sequence ATGGACACCACTTCTGCCCCGCGCCCCCAGCTCCCGCTGCACGGCCGCACCGCGCTGGTCACGGGGGCCGCCTCGGGGATCGGCCGGGCCTGCGCGGAGGCGTTCGCCGCGGCGGGTGCGCGCGTCTACGTCGTCGACCTCGCCGCCCGGCCCGCCGAGGAGCTGGCGGAGCGGATCGGCGGGGTCGCGCTCGTCGCCGACCTGTCCGACCCGGACGCGGTGGAGGCGCTGCCCGCCGACGCGGACATCGTGGTCAACAACGCGGGCCTGCAGCACGTCGCGCCGGTGCACGAGTTCCCGCTGGAGCGCTTCACGCTGATCCAGCGGGTCATGGTGGAGGCCCCGTTCCGCATCCTGCGCCGCACCCTGCCGCACATGTACGAGCGGGGCTGGGGCCGGGTGGTGAACATCTCCTCGGTGCACGGCCTGCGCGCCAGCGCCTTCAAGTCCGCGTACGTGACCGCCAAGCACGCCCTGGAGGGCCTGAGCAAGACGGTCGCCCTGGAGGGCGCCCCGTACGGGGTGACCAGCAACTGCATCAACCCGGCGTACGTCCGCACGGCGCTGGTCGAGAAGCAGATCGCCGCGCAGGCGCTGGCGCACGGCATCCCCGAGGACGAGGTGGTGGAGCAGATCATGCTCGACCGCACCGCCGTGAAGCGGCTGATCGAACCGGACGAGGTCGCGCAGCTGGCCGTCTGGCTGTGCTCGCCCGGCGCCTCCTACATCACCGGCGCCAGCCTGCCGGTGGACGGCGGCTGGACCGCCCACTGA
- a CDS encoding GAF domain-containing protein translates to MDRHTTAAPALRRLLDLLATGAATEDFGEVLADARRQGAPPQVLTEIDDATWQALRVHRTMRQHRRREAELTALFDTAGDLAASRDLNAVLQAIVRRARMLLGTDTAYLTLPDEQAGDTYMRVTDGSVSPLFQTLRLSLGDGLGGLVAQTARPYATHDYRDDERFRHTGQIDAGVLDEGLVAIIGVPLLLGGTVIGVLFAADRTPRAFSPDEVALLCTLAAHAAIALDTAKSLADTRAALAELANANAVIRAHSAAVQRAEQAHDRLTDLVLRGAEVSDVAAEVAALLDGEASVHDAEAAPLTGPGAAPDGLSDAVALSRVEGHAVRHGSEWVCAVLAGQELLGSLVLHGRPELDDADRRVFERASVVTALLLLLRRSVAETENRVRGELLADLLTAPDRDPAGLAARGRRVGVDLNRPHLALVAVVADPGARERLAGAAARYLFGSRGISAEFGEGVVLLVPHEGAGDGAVAALAAERLAHLVGAPVTVGTGRAASGPVALAAAYAEGVRCVRALRVLGRDGDGACAADLGFLGVLLGDGHDVEGFVRGTLGPLLDYDAKRGTELVRTLRAFFDCGGSLTRAKDQLHVHVNTVVQRLDRVEVLLGRDWNQPERALELQLALRLLLLAGD, encoded by the coding sequence ATGGACCGCCACACCACCGCCGCGCCGGCGCTGCGAAGACTGCTCGACCTGCTGGCCACCGGCGCAGCCACCGAGGACTTCGGCGAGGTGCTCGCCGACGCCCGCCGGCAGGGCGCGCCCCCGCAGGTCCTGACCGAGATCGACGACGCCACCTGGCAGGCCCTGCGCGTCCATCGGACGATGCGTCAGCACCGCCGCCGCGAGGCCGAGTTGACCGCCCTGTTCGACACCGCCGGAGACCTGGCCGCCTCCCGCGACCTGAACGCCGTGCTGCAGGCCATCGTCCGCCGCGCCCGGATGCTGCTCGGCACCGACACCGCCTACCTGACGCTCCCCGACGAGCAGGCCGGCGACACCTACATGCGGGTCACCGACGGCTCCGTGTCCCCGCTCTTCCAGACGCTGCGGCTCAGCCTCGGCGACGGCCTCGGCGGCCTGGTCGCGCAGACCGCCCGCCCCTACGCCACCCACGACTACCGGGACGACGAGCGCTTCCGGCACACCGGCCAGATCGACGCCGGCGTCCTCGACGAGGGCCTGGTCGCCATCATCGGCGTCCCGCTGCTGCTCGGCGGCACCGTGATCGGCGTGCTGTTCGCCGCCGACCGCACCCCCCGCGCCTTCTCCCCCGACGAGGTCGCGCTGCTCTGCACCCTCGCCGCGCACGCCGCGATCGCCCTGGACACCGCCAAGTCGCTCGCCGACACCCGGGCCGCGCTCGCCGAACTCGCCAACGCCAACGCCGTCATCCGCGCCCACTCCGCCGCCGTCCAGCGCGCCGAGCAGGCCCACGACCGGCTCACCGACCTGGTCCTGCGCGGCGCCGAGGTCTCCGACGTCGCCGCCGAGGTCGCCGCCCTGCTCGACGGCGAAGCCTCCGTCCACGACGCCGAGGCGGCCCCCCTGACCGGCCCCGGCGCGGCCCCCGACGGCCTGTCGGACGCCGTTGCGCTGTCCCGCGTCGAGGGCCACGCCGTCCGGCACGGCTCCGAGTGGGTGTGCGCCGTCCTCGCCGGGCAGGAACTGCTGGGCAGCCTGGTCCTGCACGGCCGGCCCGAGCTGGACGACGCCGACCGCCGGGTGTTCGAGCGGGCCAGCGTCGTCACCGCCCTGCTCCTGCTGCTGCGCCGCTCCGTCGCCGAGACCGAGAACCGGGTCCGCGGCGAGCTGCTCGCCGACCTGCTCACCGCCCCCGACCGCGACCCCGCCGGGCTGGCCGCCCGCGGCCGCCGGGTCGGCGTCGACCTGAACCGGCCGCACCTCGCCCTGGTCGCCGTGGTCGCCGACCCGGGCGCCCGGGAGCGGCTGGCCGGCGCGGCCGCCCGCTACCTGTTCGGATCGCGCGGCATCAGCGCCGAGTTCGGGGAGGGCGTGGTGCTGCTGGTCCCGCACGAGGGCGCCGGGGACGGCGCGGTCGCCGCGCTGGCCGCCGAACGCCTGGCGCACCTGGTCGGCGCCCCCGTCACCGTCGGCACCGGGCGGGCGGCGAGCGGACCGGTCGCGCTGGCCGCCGCGTACGCGGAGGGCGTCCGGTGCGTGCGCGCGCTGCGGGTGCTCGGCCGGGACGGCGACGGCGCGTGCGCCGCCGACCTCGGCTTCCTGGGCGTCCTGCTCGGCGACGGACACGACGTCGAGGGCTTCGTCCGCGGCACCCTCGGACCGCTGCTCGACTACGACGCCAAGCGCGGCACCGAACTGGTCCGCACCCTGCGGGCCTTCTTCGACTGCGGCGGCAGCCTCACCCGCGCCAAGGACCAGCTCCACGTGCACGTGAACACGGTGGTGCAGCGGCTGGACCGGGTCGAGGTGCTGCTCGGCCGCGACTGGAACCAGCCGGAACGGGCCCTGGAACTCCAACTCGCCCTGCGCCTGCTGCTGCTGGCCGGCGACTGA